Proteins from one Clostridium cellulovorans 743B genomic window:
- a CDS encoding MFS transporter, translating to MNLLKTLIKDLHSFLILWITQSLSALGSSMTNFALIIWSYQQHGSALQTAMLSVCSYLPYVIMSIFAGALSDKWNKKIIMLVSDSFAALCTIVVLLLLKTGSLEIWHLYCLNALNGLMNTIQQPASDVAISILTPKNHYQKVSGMRSFSNSLISIMTPIIATTLLTLTSMDLIILLDLLTFGVAFVSLLCFIKIPTAHNENVKKESVLQSAKSGLNFLKHNRGILNLILFLAAINFTASVFNATFPAMILSRKGGGEVSLGIVNTVTGIAMLVGSVIASILPTPKSRVRMICNSLLLSMSTENFFLAFGSSVPVWCIGSVLGWIAIPIMNSNMDVIFRNYIPIEMQGRVYSARNTLQFFTIPIGYFLGGVLVDKVFEPFMIYQQTGEVLATLFGTGKGSGAAFLLFILGIVGVLTCVIFRKNTDIWKLDRITE from the coding sequence ATGAATTTATTAAAAACTCTTATTAAAGATCTTCACAGCTTTTTAATTTTATGGATTACACAATCCCTTTCAGCGTTAGGCAGTTCGATGACTAATTTTGCTTTAATCATATGGTCGTATCAGCAGCATGGCTCGGCATTGCAAACGGCGATGCTTTCCGTTTGCTCGTATTTACCTTATGTAATTATGAGCATATTTGCAGGGGCATTAAGCGACAAGTGGAACAAGAAAATCATAATGCTTGTAAGTGATAGCTTTGCGGCGCTGTGTACTATTGTAGTATTGCTTCTATTAAAAACAGGCAGTTTGGAGATATGGCATCTTTATTGTCTCAATGCATTAAATGGATTGATGAATACAATTCAGCAACCTGCTTCAGATGTAGCCATTAGTATACTTACGCCAAAAAATCATTACCAGAAGGTTAGTGGGATGCGATCCTTTTCTAATTCTCTTATTAGTATAATGACACCGATCATCGCAACGACATTATTGACCTTAACTAGCATGGATTTAATCATCCTATTGGATTTATTAACATTTGGAGTTGCGTTTGTATCGCTGTTATGCTTTATAAAAATACCAACAGCGCACAATGAAAATGTAAAGAAAGAATCGGTGTTACAGTCAGCAAAAAGTGGATTGAACTTTTTGAAACATAATCGCGGAATTCTTAATTTAATTCTGTTTTTGGCTGCGATTAACTTTACCGCTTCTGTATTTAATGCTACTTTCCCAGCTATGATCTTATCAAGAAAGGGAGGTGGGGAGGTATCACTTGGCATTGTTAATACAGTTACTGGAATTGCTATGCTAGTTGGTAGCGTTATCGCTTCTATATTACCAACTCCTAAAAGCCGTGTTCGCATGATTTGTAATTCATTATTACTTTCAATGAGTACTGAAAACTTCTTTTTAGCATTTGGAAGTTCTGTGCCAGTATGGTGCATTGGATCAGTTTTAGGATGGATTGCTATTCCAATTATGAATTCTAATATGGATGTGATATTTAGAAATTATATACCAATAGAAATGCAGGGCAGAGTATATTCTGCAAGGAATACACTACAATTTTTCACAATTCCCATTGGGTATTTCTTAGGTGGGGTATTAGTTGACAAAGTATTTGAACCATTTATGATATATCAACAAACAGGTGAAGTATTGGCAACTCTATTTGGAACAGGAAAAGGGTCAGGTGCTGCTTTTTTACTTTTTATTCTTGGTATTGTGGGAGTTTTGACATGCGTTATATTCCGCAAAAATACCGATATATGGAAGTTGGATAGAATTACTGAATAA
- a CDS encoding AraC family transcriptional regulator, whose protein sequence is MEWIEGIGEAIRYIEDNITEEILIENIAKKVLMSPFYFQKGFAMLCGFTVGEYIRQRRLTLAGREIVSTDEKIIDIALKYGYTSPDSFTKAFTRFHGVTPTAVRKDGAMIKSLAPLKIKFSLEGGYIMDYKIVEKDSFTIMGVSKVFKYDSATTEIPQFWAEHYQTGKGKFVCGMYGINIDESMGSEEFEYLIADNYNPSVEVPDGFVTKIIPKYTWAVFASKGPMPKSLQDVSGRIFSEWLPNCKDYEIAAGYNIEMYTNTDDYPQGSQDESYYSEIWIPVRRKD, encoded by the coding sequence ATGGAGTGGATTGAAGGAATTGGTGAAGCTATCAGGTACATTGAGGATAATATCACTGAAGAAATCCTAATAGAAAATATTGCAAAAAAAGTATTAATGTCTCCGTTCTATTTCCAAAAAGGATTTGCAATGCTTTGTGGTTTTACAGTGGGAGAGTATATCAGACAGCGCAGGCTTACTCTTGCCGGCAGGGAGATTGTTTCTACTGATGAAAAAATCATTGATATTGCATTGAAATATGGCTACACCTCACCAGATAGTTTCACAAAAGCTTTTACCCGATTCCATGGTGTCACACCTACTGCTGTTCGAAAAGATGGAGCAATGATTAAATCCCTTGCTCCGTTGAAAATCAAATTTTCATTGGAAGGTGGTTATATTATGGATTACAAAATTGTTGAAAAAGATTCCTTTACTATCATGGGAGTATCGAAGGTATTTAAATATGATAGTGCAACTACAGAAATTCCACAGTTTTGGGCGGAACATTATCAAACAGGAAAAGGCAAATTTGTATGCGGAATGTACGGAATAAATATAGATGAGAGCATGGGTTCAGAGGAATTCGAATATTTGATTGCAGACAATTACAATCCGTCCGTAGAAGTACCTGATGGTTTTGTAACAAAGATTATTCCTAAATACACCTGGGCTGTTTTTGCTTCCAAAGGTCCAATGCCAAAATCTCTGCAAGATGTGAGTGGAAGAATCTTCTCAGAGTGGCTGCCTAATTGCAAAGATTATGAAATTGCAGCAGGTTATAATATTGAAATGTACACCAATACGGATGATTATCCGCAAGGTAGTCAAGATGAAAGCTACTACAGCGAAATTTGGATTCCTGTAAGAAGAAAAGACTAG
- a CDS encoding pectinesterase family protein: protein MIKNSKKTIGKMLALTMLLTASLGSIPSGRTVSAATATNIYVGDSSKSNNYKTVKAAIDAAAKINPTSEAQRVTIHIAPGVYRAQLKIATPYITLVNSNPSKQVKITWYYGFGYDYYSAGSDGFYNQSNATAKTTKNHVSSGKWGGSVYLTSAAKAFKAENIVFENSFNKYVTSEELADGVALSTTFPQSKSSTLTQRTASTNVASKAQTERAAAMIIDADNVEFLKCSFIGSQDTLYTGSVGTNNSYFKNCTIEGNTDYIFGDGNAVFDNSTLNFCGYSDKAVGGYITAAKDKATYGYLFRNCLVTATSSKKQAPGYFGRPWGAAAKVTFLNTKLQNSTIINAAGWTSMSSNLPEKANFKEYNTTYNGAKVSTAARKGVVLSSADAAKIDATKYFGDWTPKYYTAK, encoded by the coding sequence ATGATTAAAAATTCAAAGAAGACTATCGGTAAAATGTTGGCATTAACTATGCTTTTAACGGCAAGCTTAGGAAGTATACCAAGTGGAAGAACTGTATCTGCTGCTACAGCAACTAACATATATGTTGGTGACAGTTCTAAGAGCAACAACTATAAAACAGTGAAAGCTGCTATTGATGCTGCAGCTAAGATTAACCCAACAAGTGAGGCTCAAAGAGTTACGATTCATATTGCTCCAGGAGTATATAGAGCACAGCTTAAAATAGCTACTCCATATATTACCCTTGTTAATTCTAATCCAAGTAAACAAGTTAAAATTACTTGGTACTACGGCTTCGGATATGATTATTACAGTGCTGGATCTGATGGTTTCTATAACCAAAGTAATGCTACTGCTAAAACCACAAAAAACCATGTAAGCAGCGGTAAATGGGGTGGTTCAGTGTACCTTACAAGTGCTGCAAAAGCCTTTAAAGCAGAGAACATAGTATTTGAAAATTCCTTTAACAAATATGTTACTAGTGAGGAATTAGCAGATGGAGTTGCTCTTTCAACTACTTTCCCTCAGAGTAAATCATCAACTCTTACACAAAGAACTGCGTCTACAAATGTTGCTTCAAAGGCACAAACTGAGAGAGCTGCAGCTATGATTATTGATGCAGATAATGTAGAATTCTTAAAATGTAGTTTTATTGGAAGTCAGGATACACTTTATACTGGATCAGTTGGCACTAATAATAGCTATTTCAAAAATTGCACTATAGAAGGAAATACTGATTATATTTTTGGTGATGGAAATGCAGTATTTGATAATAGTACATTAAATTTCTGTGGTTATAGTGATAAAGCTGTAGGTGGATATATAACAGCAGCAAAAGATAAAGCAACTTATGGATACTTGTTTAGAAACTGCTTAGTAACAGCTACTAGCAGTAAAAAACAGGCACCTGGTTACTTTGGAAGACCTTGGGGTGCAGCAGCAAAGGTTACTTTCTTAAATACTAAACTTCAAAACAGTACAATAATAAACGCTGCAGGCTGGACTTCTATGAGCAGCAATTTACCTGAAAAAGCAAACTTTAAAGAATACAACACAACTTATAATGGTGCGAAAGTAAGCACAGCTGCAAGAAAAGGAGTTGTATTAAGTAGTGCTGATGCTGCTAAAATAGATGCTACTAAATACTTTGGAGATTGGACTCCAAAATATTATACAGCTAAATAG
- a CDS encoding EAL domain-containing protein — protein MYKEIKNSVPITTVVSSILLLVFALLAVITKVYSFPFILGVTFSLSGVFLLIILKLYNINTALVVAIIAQLAEIISSDYPYWGFIFVLEIAFVGLYSIWKPKNNLIFGDLLFWIFIGIPVSAVAYYTLFYNGGWDAYIMRISADIICGLSSCAFVDGLLTYVPTEKLLKKLGKTDDSIQFLKFLFVFISVILSVSILSTFIISGFNTYSAVNEKNEQIVQDYLDDIRREVSVMDKNQQAQLLFYGVLQAGQLEELIEKLQSEKKADIIITDTSNKVVATNIDKVKHGQVFDWQKDTLTVKELEGVYAVTPYKKYGRIETEAWAEGNYFYTREIGLLDLKLIVSFPIKQIQQEVLNNYASKFRFVMYFIIFSLLVAVVTNRLLVKSIKKLSAATTAVPVRIKNAEQIEWPNSGIYEVKQLITNFKDMSDNFKKMFMESQELNKTLALQADELLKSEVKLHKLAYYDTLTNLPNRHMFKMYLEEKLQMARKNNNIIGVIFIDLNQFKKINDTMGHSAGDDLLAIFSKRFISIKSDNTEVFRLGGDEFVFVVIAEEENQVKLFGEEIAKIFIKPVELLGAILSVTGSIGISMYPKDGQDLDTLVKYADLAMYRSKEMGGCNIEYFNKEIHRDFEENMILETGIRKALEDNEFELYYQPKINAQTGAITSCEALIRWKHLDLGYVSPMKFITVAEKSGLIFQIDKWVINEACRQNVQWQLEGRKKIPVSVNVSAKHFFEGQLVDVVKEALKNNGIEPKYLRVEITEGVLIKDKQFVADIIKRLAGLGVLVSLDDFGTGYSSFSHLFQLPISELKLDREFIQGIDKYEKKGAMVKIMIEFAHNLELNVVAEGIETLEEYKFLQEIKCDELQGYLFSKPVKNEEFKDLISAVNINV, from the coding sequence ATGTACAAAGAAATTAAAAATTCAGTTCCAATCACGACTGTTGTAAGCAGCATTTTATTATTAGTGTTTGCTCTTCTCGCAGTCATAACTAAAGTATATAGTTTTCCTTTCATACTAGGAGTTACCTTTTCCTTATCTGGAGTTTTTCTGTTAATTATACTTAAACTTTATAATATTAATACTGCCTTAGTGGTGGCAATAATTGCTCAGTTGGCAGAGATAATTTCTTCTGATTACCCTTATTGGGGTTTTATATTTGTTCTGGAAATCGCTTTTGTCGGTTTGTACTCAATTTGGAAGCCAAAGAATAATTTGATTTTTGGTGATCTGTTATTTTGGATTTTCATTGGTATTCCGGTATCGGCAGTGGCATATTATACCTTATTTTATAATGGAGGTTGGGATGCCTATATAATGCGAATTTCTGCTGACATAATTTGCGGTCTTTCATCCTGTGCTTTTGTGGATGGTTTATTAACTTATGTACCTACTGAAAAGCTATTAAAAAAGCTGGGGAAAACAGATGATTCAATTCAATTTCTTAAATTCTTATTTGTTTTTATATCAGTGATATTGAGTGTAAGTATCCTGTCAACCTTTATTATCAGTGGCTTCAATACCTATAGTGCCGTCAATGAAAAAAATGAGCAGATAGTTCAGGATTATTTAGATGATATTCGACGGGAAGTTAGCGTAATGGATAAAAATCAGCAAGCTCAATTATTGTTTTATGGAGTCTTGCAGGCAGGACAATTGGAGGAACTAATAGAAAAGCTTCAATCTGAGAAAAAAGCGGACATAATTATTACAGATACAAGCAATAAGGTAGTAGCTACCAATATTGATAAAGTGAAGCATGGACAGGTATTTGATTGGCAAAAAGATACATTAACAGTGAAAGAGTTAGAAGGAGTATATGCAGTTACTCCTTATAAAAAATACGGAAGAATTGAAACAGAGGCATGGGCTGAAGGCAATTACTTTTATACAAGAGAGATAGGTTTACTTGATTTAAAGTTAATTGTCAGCTTTCCTATTAAGCAAATACAGCAGGAAGTTTTGAATAATTATGCTAGCAAATTCAGATTCGTAATGTATTTTATAATTTTCTCTCTGTTAGTTGCAGTAGTAACCAACAGACTATTAGTTAAATCAATTAAAAAATTGTCTGCTGCAACCACAGCAGTTCCAGTGAGAATTAAGAATGCTGAACAAATTGAATGGCCTAATAGCGGAATTTATGAGGTCAAACAGTTAATAACAAACTTCAAAGATATGTCAGATAATTTTAAAAAGATGTTTATGGAAAGCCAAGAGTTGAATAAAACACTTGCGCTGCAAGCTGATGAATTGCTGAAATCAGAAGTAAAACTTCACAAGCTAGCTTATTATGATACTCTTACAAATCTTCCTAACAGACATATGTTTAAAATGTATCTAGAAGAAAAATTACAGATGGCGAGAAAAAATAATAATATAATTGGTGTAATCTTCATCGATCTTAACCAGTTTAAAAAAATAAATGATACAATGGGGCATTCGGCAGGGGACGACTTGCTAGCTATTTTCTCCAAAAGGTTTATTAGTATAAAAAGTGATAATACCGAAGTATTTAGACTTGGCGGAGATGAGTTTGTTTTTGTAGTGATTGCTGAAGAAGAGAACCAGGTAAAACTTTTTGGTGAAGAGATTGCCAAGATATTTATCAAGCCTGTGGAACTTTTGGGTGCAATTCTCAGTGTTACTGGCAGTATCGGAATAAGCATGTATCCAAAAGATGGGCAAGATTTGGATACTCTTGTTAAATATGCAGATTTAGCAATGTACAGGTCGAAAGAAATGGGAGGCTGTAACATTGAGTATTTCAATAAGGAAATACATAGAGACTTTGAAGAAAATATGATTTTGGAAACAGGAATTAGGAAAGCATTAGAGGACAATGAATTCGAGTTGTATTACCAACCCAAAATCAATGCTCAAACTGGAGCGATTACAAGCTGTGAAGCTCTCATTCGATGGAAGCACCTAGACCTTGGATATGTTTCACCTATGAAGTTTATAACTGTAGCAGAAAAATCGGGGCTTATTTTTCAAATAGATAAGTGGGTTATTAATGAGGCCTGCAGGCAAAATGTTCAGTGGCAGCTTGAAGGTAGGAAGAAGATACCTGTATCTGTAAATGTGTCAGCGAAGCATTTCTTTGAGGGGCAACTGGTAGATGTGGTTAAGGAGGCTTTAAAAAATAATGGAATAGAGCCGAAGTATCTAAGAGTGGAAATAACCGAAGGAGTTCTTATAAAGGACAAACAATTTGTTGCTGATATCATAAAACGGCTTGCAGGATTAGGAGTTTTAGTTTCCTTAGATGATTTTGGTACAGGATATTCGTCATTCAGCCATCTGTTTCAGCTTCCTATAAGTGAACTTAAACTGGATAGGGAATTTATACAGGGAATAGACAAGTATGAGAAAAAAGGGGCTATGGTAAAAATAATGATAGAATTTGCTCATAATCTAGAATTGAATGTTGTTGCTGAAGGAATAGAAACATTAGAGGAATATAAGTTTTTACAAGAGATTAAATGCGATGAACTCCAAGGTTACCTTTTTAGCAAGCCAGTGAAAAATGAAGAGTTTAAGGATCTTATATCTGCAGTTAATATAAACGTATAA
- a CDS encoding extracellular solute-binding protein, translating to MGKRSVVLIAILIFISLTVDFGKYRLSTNNQFTQTDVKDESKDDEKSDSSNEPINLTILSYYKDFENQANEYHKAHPNVNIKIDVVDYDHIIETAFKSIASGSSPDIIVFDSNHTFNLNGNEALQNLLEEPFSAGKYKQGFAEDLWRSVLSYDKNRLIGIPLVINDMVTLYRADIMEQYGFPSEPEALAQYMKNPENWLKIAETLKLDNKYIASWATDPLNIYGSGTGIFDENLNLLRLDSNFEKAIELSQNIKMNGLSLNGDIYSEDGKQALKDGRLAMVYGGSWLIYNFKDLVPEERGKWRVAKLPFGINGFGSSNIMAISSTSKYKEEAWDFIKTFELDDKKSYWGGSIPVYLPAVNNIKNFSNKDAFFGDQDLGLFFKDIRQSTKVPVFTPLDDMAMSIWKDKTQYAIANAVNPKDALKQYEEEINSRLADKKKILLDRKQ from the coding sequence ATGGGTAAGAGATCAGTTGTTTTGATAGCAATTTTAATTTTTATAAGCTTAACAGTAGATTTTGGTAAGTATAGGTTAAGCACTAATAATCAGTTTACCCAAACTGATGTTAAGGATGAAAGTAAAGACGATGAAAAAAGTGATAGTTCAAATGAGCCTATAAATCTGACTATATTATCTTATTATAAAGATTTTGAAAATCAAGCTAACGAATATCATAAGGCTCATCCAAATGTAAATATAAAGATTGATGTAGTAGATTATGATCACATTATTGAGACTGCCTTCAAGTCCATAGCAAGTGGTTCAAGTCCAGACATTATCGTCTTTGACTCCAACCACACCTTTAATTTAAACGGGAATGAGGCATTGCAGAATTTACTGGAAGAACCATTTTCAGCAGGAAAGTATAAGCAGGGGTTCGCAGAGGATCTTTGGCGTTCTGTATTGTCTTACGACAAGAATAGGCTTATAGGTATTCCCTTAGTTATAAATGATATGGTTACACTATATCGAGCTGATATAATGGAGCAATACGGCTTTCCTTCGGAACCAGAAGCTCTTGCTCAGTATATGAAAAATCCTGAGAATTGGCTAAAGATTGCTGAGACTTTAAAGCTTGATAATAAGTATATTGCGTCATGGGCAACGGATCCTTTAAATATATATGGATCAGGAACAGGTATTTTCGATGAAAACCTTAATTTGCTTAGATTGGATAGTAACTTTGAGAAAGCGATAGAACTCTCTCAAAACATCAAAATGAATGGATTGTCTTTGAATGGTGATATATATAGTGAGGACGGAAAACAAGCTCTGAAAGACGGTAGGCTTGCTATGGTATATGGTGGGTCTTGGTTAATATACAACTTTAAAGACCTTGTGCCCGAAGAACGAGGCAAATGGCGGGTTGCGAAATTACCATTTGGTATAAATGGTTTTGGTAGTTCAAATATAATGGCTATAAGTTCAACAAGTAAATACAAGGAAGAAGCTTGGGATTTTATCAAGACCTTTGAACTAGATGACAAAAAGTCATACTGGGGAGGCAGTATTCCTGTGTATTTGCCGGCAGTTAATAATATAAAGAATTTCAGCAACAAAGATGCCTTCTTTGGTGATCAGGACCTTGGATTATTTTTTAAAGATATCCGTCAATCAACAAAAGTTCCCGTATTTACGCCATTAGACGATATGGCAATGTCAATTTGGAAGGATAAAACCCAATATGCAATAGCTAATGCTGTTAATCCAAAGGACGCTTTGAAGCAATATGAAGAAGAAATTAATAGCAGGTTGGCAGACAAAAAGAAAATTTTATTAGATAGAAAACAGTAA
- a CDS encoding DUF2947 family protein has protein sequence MVDSPNDSSKYISMESFGINWFFYVEDMEIPEEDIKNIKPLSKDYSTFIWNMNINNRKHHFALLSKDEKLSLSLTEMDYHWQQDWNNGTYENLSNYLSENIICKPSDKVIVFWQKEHSVETSWDIFLRHWANFLFDDEGVILVSRTYENILLFTSDGMIQMGKRLWSNSYILDKQEKIMK, from the coding sequence ATGGTAGATAGTCCTAATGATTCTAGTAAGTATATCAGTATGGAGAGTTTTGGAATCAACTGGTTCTTTTATGTTGAAGACATGGAAATTCCAGAAGAAGATATAAAGAATATCAAGCCACTTTCTAAGGACTATAGTACTTTTATATGGAATATGAATATAAACAATCGGAAACATCATTTTGCTTTACTTAGCAAAGATGAGAAGCTATCACTATCGCTGACGGAAATGGATTATCACTGGCAACAGGATTGGAATAATGGTACTTATGAGAATCTCAGCAATTATTTAAGTGAAAATATCATATGTAAGCCTTCAGATAAAGTCATTGTCTTTTGGCAAAAGGAACATTCTGTAGAGACAAGCTGGGATATTTTCTTAAGGCATTGGGCTAACTTCCTTTTTGATGATGAAGGGGTAATATTAGTAAGTAGAACATATGAGAATATACTGTTGTTTACATCGGATGGTATGATACAGATGGGGAAAAGGCTTTGGAGTAATAGCTACATACTAGATAAACAAGAAAAAATAATGAAATAA
- a CDS encoding DUF6673 family protein — MIINNVELIDIDIFDVEVAEKYENALKEVETVASKVKDMKLSESVRTQCESIFKVFNILFGEGADKKIFGDKMNLLTCIKAFEELVVQVNDQKSAIEEIASKYSPNRAQRRKK; from the coding sequence ATGATAATAAATAATGTTGAACTAATTGATATAGACATATTTGATGTTGAGGTAGCAGAAAAATATGAGAATGCCTTAAAAGAAGTTGAGACAGTGGCTAGCAAAGTAAAGGATATGAAACTTTCTGAAAGTGTGAGAACTCAATGTGAAAGCATATTTAAGGTTTTCAACATTTTATTTGGAGAAGGCGCTGATAAGAAGATATTTGGAGATAAAATGAACCTACTAACTTGTATTAAAGCTTTTGAAGAACTTGTTGTACAAGTTAATGATCAGAAGTCAGCAATTGAAGAAATAGCTAGTAAATATTCTCCTAATAGAGCACAAAGGCGTAAAAAATAA
- a CDS encoding bacteriophage Gp15 family protein: protein MNLLIDLLPNTVDINGVKYEINSDFRTSILFEIMMQDTSLSDEDKIIQALQLYYPRVPEDIDTAIDKMLWLYRCGKDETSLKGTGSNKTNQIYSYEYDEDYIYSAFLDQYGVDLQDIEFLHWWKFKAMFKSLKEDNEIVKIMGYRAMDLSKIKDKSQRDFYKKAKEIYKIPTMLNKDEKQKISDIEETLMGSGDLASVLKQDK from the coding sequence ATGAACCTCTTAATTGACTTACTACCAAATACAGTAGATATAAATGGGGTAAAGTACGAAATTAATTCAGATTTCCGTACTTCTATCCTTTTTGAAATAATGATGCAGGATACATCCTTGAGTGATGAGGATAAGATTATTCAGGCTCTTCAGTTATACTATCCTAGAGTTCCAGAGGATATTGATACTGCTATTGACAAGATGCTATGGCTTTATAGGTGTGGAAAAGATGAAACATCATTAAAGGGAACTGGTAGTAATAAAACTAATCAAATTTATTCTTATGAATATGATGAGGATTATATTTATAGCGCTTTTTTAGATCAATATGGAGTTGATCTTCAAGATATTGAGTTTCTTCATTGGTGGAAGTTTAAGGCTATGTTTAAGAGTCTAAAGGAAGATAATGAGATAGTTAAAATTATGGGTTACAGGGCTATGGATCTTTCGAAAATTAAGGATAAGAGTCAAAGAGATTTTTATAAGAAAGCGAAAGAAATATATAAAATCCCTACTATGCTTAATAAAGATGAGAAGCAAAAAATAAGTGATATAGAAGAAACGCTTATGGGAAGCGGGGATTTGGCTAGTGTTTTAAAACAGGATAAATGA
- a CDS encoding Com family DNA-binding transcriptional regulator yields the protein MIIIDEVRCPKCNQLLLKAEYIKGEIKCTRCKKIIELSMESKDRA from the coding sequence GTGATTATTATAGATGAAGTAAGATGCCCCAAGTGTAATCAGCTGCTTTTGAAAGCTGAATATATAAAGGGTGAAATTAAATGCACAAGATGCAAGAAGATAATAGAATTAAGTATGGAATCAAAAGACAGAGCTTAA
- a CDS encoding phage tail protein gives MADEKKCNCGNDASEEQTDLQKYTEEVKALAKGGFDVLSNSAINVVSKLKEIGLEGIKLAGNLEKVQGSFPNNIDSFSSQMDIANSNIEGLITDLGQILLPIATEVVKKFNEVADKVKNALANPEVQASIQGLAKDIGDLVNGALSFFADNLDIITEGLTWVMDNSEVILAGIVAIGAALATIAIIGAISSIVGLFVALYEEIATGTPIMEAFNIVVGMNPFVLIAAAVIGLIAAFIFLWNTSDGFRNFWIGLWDNIKTIFSDVWNGIMTFFTEVIPGWIDSLIQWLSGIPQWFSELPGKIGYFLGYLLAQLLLFGINAWTWVTTEVPNIINTIINWFAQLPSNIYNWLMNVVSNLEQWASNMISKAEQAAKDIVGGIINFFKNLPGEMENIGKNIVTGIYNGIINAKDWILGKIDEFVSGVVQGFKDALGIHSPSRVLRDEVGKFIAKGIAVGFVAEVPKMQGDIDSSMSDMVARMQGAVGCEIAATTANVASNNSAITKDNAINDTLMNSNGKVIENHIHVDIEGREVAKAVAPYQGVFDTYQIGR, from the coding sequence ATGGCAGATGAGAAAAAATGCAATTGTGGAAATGATGCAAGCGAAGAGCAAACTGACCTACAGAAATATACTGAGGAAGTTAAAGCCTTAGCTAAAGGTGGTTTTGATGTACTTTCTAATAGTGCCATCAATGTGGTATCTAAGTTAAAAGAAATTGGGCTTGAAGGAATTAAGTTAGCTGGTAACCTTGAAAAAGTCCAAGGAAGTTTCCCAAATAATATTGATAGTTTCTCTAGTCAAATGGATATAGCTAATTCAAACATTGAAGGGTTAATCACAGATTTAGGTCAAATTCTATTACCTATAGCAACAGAGGTGGTTAAGAAATTTAATGAAGTTGCTGATAAAGTAAAGAATGCTTTAGCTAATCCAGAAGTCCAAGCTAGCATTCAGGGATTAGCTAAAGATATAGGAGATTTAGTAAATGGAGCTTTGAGCTTTTTCGCAGATAATCTTGATATCATAACTGAGGGTCTTACTTGGGTGATGGACAATTCAGAGGTTATACTTGCTGGGATTGTAGCTATTGGAGCTGCATTAGCTACAATAGCAATTATTGGGGCAATAAGTTCTATTGTAGGTTTGTTTGTAGCATTATATGAAGAAATAGCCACAGGAACTCCAATAATGGAGGCCTTTAATATAGTTGTAGGAATGAATCCTTTTGTTCTTATTGCTGCTGCAGTAATAGGATTAATTGCTGCTTTTATTTTTCTATGGAACACAAGTGATGGATTTAGAAACTTTTGGATTGGACTTTGGGATAATATAAAAACTATCTTTTCTGATGTTTGGAATGGCATAATGACCTTCTTTACAGAAGTAATACCAGGATGGATAGACAGCCTTATTCAATGGTTAAGTGGTATTCCACAATGGTTTTCTGAGCTTCCTGGAAAGATTGGTTACTTTTTAGGATATCTTTTGGCACAGTTACTTTTGTTTGGAATTAATGCTTGGACGTGGGTAACCACAGAGGTTCCTAATATAATAAATACTATAATCAATTGGTTTGCGCAATTACCAAGCAATATTTATAACTGGTTGATGAATGTAGTTTCAAATTTAGAACAATGGGCTTCAAATATGATTTCAAAAGCTGAGCAAGCGGCAAAAGATATAGTTGGGGGAATAATTAACTTTTTTAAGAATTTACCTGGCGAAATGGAGAACATAGGTAAAAATATAGTTACTGGAATTTATAATGGGATAATCAATGCAAAAGATTGGATTCTTGGCAAAATTGACGAATTTGTTAGTGGAGTAGTTCAAGGATTTAAGGATGCCTTAGGAATACATTCGCCTTCTAGGGTACTGCGAGATGAAGTTGGTAAGTTTATAGCTAAAGGTATTGCAGTTGGATTTGTAGCTGAAGTACCTAAGATGCAAGGAGACATTGATTCCAGTATGTCCGATATGGTCGCTAGAATGCAGGGTGCAGTAGGCTGTGAAATTGCAGCAACAACAGCTAATGTAGCTTCTAACAATAGTGCAATCACAAAAGACAACGCAATAAATGATACTCTTATGAATAGCAATGGCAAGGTAATAGAAAACCATATCCATGTGGATATCGAAGGAAGAGAAGTCGCCAAGGCTGTAGCTCCATACCAAGGAGTATTTGATACATATCAGATAGGAAGGTGA